From a region of the Salarias fasciatus chromosome 6, fSalaFa1.1, whole genome shotgun sequence genome:
- the LOC115389630 gene encoding zinc finger and BTB domain-containing protein 5-like, whose product MDFPGHFEQIFQQLNYQRIHGQLCDCVIVVGSRHFKAHRSVLAACSTHFRALFTVAEGDASMNMIQLDSEVVTAEAFAALVDMMYTSTLMLGESNVMDILLAASHLHLNNVVKACKHYLTTRTLPMSPSSDRPAHLHPQQEQQRHRQQQQQQQMPDLAVNPALAASANLAANTATSKLQRSFLLQQLGLSLVSSALGGMEEDGVGNVSGRAVEQRASFPIRRFHKRKPSLALGLSEDRPRQRPRPSGPNLGLLGDGGVNAEREEGALLSPDSHKMGDESKLGTALTALVAVSQDDPQMPSQSDSGHCEGESLGRMAGGVNKEEDMDEQHDQDNRVGVKMKSGTEEEEAEEEERKVVVKREPLSSPEPADEVSDVTSQAEGSDPAEPGCQEEEEKVELSPESSDRSFTSEPQPSSDPLLQPREQLLHKNSMAGGGGGGGGGGGGGGVGGGGGTGVGGSYGCNSRLGSKPGFSISSFLSQKDYENGASGLVPGEDDLPNTTTGDSVAHHFLLRQETVGPSGSASSSLLQTSPLSSESRNRFGDNLQTDSLFLHPLHDGSGNSRGGGGSVGGGRGGVDPFGLDFPRSSLGLHSMGRPSRGPGGPAASALAYPGYRRIAPKMTSGMGGEEGVGGVLQDAASSSSNLASPLLLNESGGYEMSSGRPTSLPPQLTRASADVLSKCKKALSEHNVLVVEGARKYACKICCKTFLTLTDCKKHIRVHTGEKPYACLKCGKRFSQSSHLYKHSKTTCLRWQNSNMSNALL is encoded by the exons ATGGATTTCCCAGGCCACTTTGAGCAGATTTTCCAGCAGCTCAACTATCAGCGGATCCACGGTCAGCTGTGTGATTGTGTCATCGTGGTGGGGAGCCGACATTTTAAGGCCCACCGGTCGGTGCTGGCAGCCTGCAGTACCCACTTTAGAGCCTTGTTTACAGTGGCAGAGGGTGATGCAAGCATGAACATGATCCAGCTGGACAGTGAG GTGGTGACAGCTGAAGCCTTTGCTGCTCTGGTGGACATGATGTACACGTCGACGCTGATGCTCGGCGAGAGCAACGTCATGGATATCCTCCTCGCCGCTTCGCACCTGCACCTCAACAACGTAGTCAAGGCCTGCAAACACTATCTGACCACGCGCACGTTGCCGATGTCGCCCTCGTCGGACAGACCCGCCCACCTCCATcctcagcaggagcagcagaggcacagacagcagcagcagcagcagcagatgccAGATTTAGCAGTGAACCCAGCTTTGGCGGCCAGTGCCAATCTCGCAGCAAACACTGCAACATCAAAACTTCAAcgctccttcctgctgcagcagctggggcTCAGTCTGGTGAGCTCTGCTTTAGGTGGGATGGAAGAGGACGGGGTGGGAAATGTGAGCGGTAGAGCGGTCGAGCAGCGAGCCTCCTTCCCGATCCGACGCTTCCACAAGCGTAAGCCCTCTCTTGCCCTGGGACTCTCCGAGGACAGGCCGAGACAGCGGCCGCGCCCCTCCGGTCCTAACCTGGGCCTGTTAGGAGACGGAGGGGTGAACGCAGAGCGAGAGGAGGGAGCGCTTCTCTCCCCAGACTCCCACAAGATGGGGGACGAATCCAAATTAGGCACGGCGCTGACGGCGTTGGTGGCCGTGTCCCAAGATGACCCTCAGATGCCCAGCCAGTCAGACAGTGGGCATTGCGAGGGGGAGAGCTTGGGGAGGATGGCAGGTGGGGTGAATAAGGAAGAGGACATGGATGAGCAACATGACCAGGACAACAGAGTTGGAGTGAAGATGAAGTCAgggacagaggaagaggaagctgaaGAAGAGGAACGGAAG GTGGTGGTTAAACGGGAGCCTCTGAGTTCTCCGGAGCCGGCAGATGAAGTCAGTGACGTAACGTCGCAGGCTGAAGGCAGCGACCCGGCTGAGCCCGGctgccaggaggaggaggagaaggtggagctGAGCCCGGAGAGCAGCGACCGCAGCTTCACCTCTGAACCCCAGCCCAGCTCCGACCCTCTGCTGCAGCCGagggagcagctcctccacaaGAACAGcatggcaggaggaggaggaggaggtggaggaggaggaggtggcgggggagtgggaggaggagggggcacgGGAGTCGGAGGAAGCTACGGGTGCAACAGCAGACTGGGCAGCAAGCCTGGTTTCAGCATTTCAAGCTTTCTCAGCCAGAAGGATTATGAAAACGGTGCGTCGGGCTTGGTCCCTGGAGAGGACGACCTTCCAAACACGACAACTGGAGACTCGGTAGcgcatcacttcctgctgagaCAGGAGACCGTGGGTCCGTCTGGTTCTGCTTCTTCCAGTCTGCTGCAGACGAGTCCACTGAGTAGCGAGAGTAGAAACAGGTTTGGTGATAATCTCCAGACAGATTCTCTGTTTCTTCATCCGCTGCATGACGGATCAGGGAACTCCAGAGGGGGCGGAGGGAGTGTGGGTGGGGGACGCGGAGGGGTGGATCCCTTTGGTTTGGACTTTCCGCGTTCTAGCTTGGGGCTTCACTCAATGGGACGACCTTCAAGAGGACCGGGAGGACCGGCCGCCTCGGCTCTGGCTTATCCTGGTTACAGACGTATCGCTCCAAAAATGACTTCAGGCATGGGGGGAGAGGAAGGAGTGGGCGGAGTTCTCCAGGATGCTGCTTCTTCCTCGTCAAATCTGGCCAGTCCCTTGCTTCTCAACGAGAGCGGAGGTTACGAGATGAGCAGCGGCCGGCCCACCTCCCTCCCCCCACAGCTCACCCGGGCTTCAGCAGACGTTCTGTCCAAGTGCAAGAAGGCTCTGTCAGAGCACAACGTGCTGGTGGTCGAGGGGGCGCGAAAGTACGCCTGCAAGATCTGCTGCAAGACGTTCCTCACCCTCACCGACTGCAAGAAACACATCCGTGTCCACACGGGAGAGAAACCGTACGCGTGCCTGAAGTGTGGGAAACGCTTCAGTCAGTCTTCACACCTATACAAGCATTCCAAGACCACCTGTCTGCGCTGGCAGAACAGTAACATGTCCAACGCCCTGCTCTAG